A single genomic interval of Lathyrus oleraceus cultivar Zhongwan6 chromosome 7, CAAS_Psat_ZW6_1.0, whole genome shotgun sequence harbors:
- the LOC127107573 gene encoding uncharacterized protein LOC127107573, translated as MRPLDETETRIVFEKLFKFIGNNLKNLVENPSHEGPDSTPGRYCFRLNKNKIYYCSESLVKRATNIARPNLVSLGTCIGKCTHGGNFHLTVQALNLLAANAKHKVWLKPQSEMSFLYGNHVLESALGRITENIVAGDEVVVVNMADVPLGFGVAAKSTQDCRKLDPNGIVVLHQGDIREYLRMKDEL; from the coding sequence ATGAGACCTTTGGACGAGACCGAAACCAGAATCGTCTTCGAAAAGCTCTTCAAATTCATCGGCAACAACCTCAAAAACCTCGTCGAGAATCCCTCCCATGAAGGTCCAGATTCCACCCCTGGTCGCTACTGTTTCCGTCTCAACAAGAACAAGATCTACTACTGCAGCGAGTCGCTCGTCAAGCGAGCCACCAATATCGCTAGACCTAATCTCGTTTCACTCGGAACATGTATCGGGAAATGCACTCACGGCGGAAACTTCCATCTCACAGTTCAAGCGCTGAATTTGCTAGCTGCTAATGCTAAGCATAAGGTATGGCTTAAACCTCAGTCTGAGATGTCGTTTTTGTATGGGAACCATGTGTTGGAGAGTGCGTTGGGTAGGATTACTGAGAATATTGTTGCGGGTGATGAGGTTGTTGTTGTTAATATGGCGGATGTGCCTTTGGGGTTTGGGGTTGCTGCTAAGTCTACACAGGATTGTAGGAAGTTGGATCCTAATGGGATTGTGGTGCTTCATCAGGGTGATATAAGGGAGTATTTGAGGATGAAGGATGAGCTTTGA
- the LOC127107576 gene encoding uncharacterized protein LOC127107576, which translates to MRPLDETETSIVFEKLFKFIGNNLKNLVENPSHEGPDSTPGRYYFRLNKNKIYYCSESLVKRATNIARPNLVSLGTCIGKCTHGGNFHLTVQALNLLAANAKHKVWLKPQSEMSFLYGNHVLESALGRITENIVAGDGVVVFNMADVPLGFGVAAKSTQDCRKLDPNGIVVLHQGDIGEYLRMEDEL; encoded by the coding sequence ATGAGACCTTTGGACGAGACCGAAACCAGCATCGTCTTCGAAAAGCTCTTCAAATTCATCGGCAATAACCTCAAAAACCTCGTCGAGAATCCCTCCCATGAAGGTCCAGATTCCACCCCTGGTCGCTACTATTTCCGTCTCAACAAGAACAAGATCTACTACTGCAGCGAGTCGCTCGTCAAGCGAGCCACCAATATCGCTAGACCTAATCTCGTTTCACTCGGAACATGTATCGGAAAATGCACTCACGGCGGAAACTTCCATCTCACAGTTCAAGCGCTGAATTTGCTAGCTGCTAATGCTAAGCATAAGGTATGGCTTAAACCTCAGTCTGAGATGTCGTTTTTGTATGGGAACCATGTGTTGGAGAGTGCGTTGGGTAGGATTACTGAGAATATTGTTGCGGGTGATGGGGTTGTTGTTTTTAATATGGCGGATGTGCCTTTGGGGTTTGGGGTTGCTGCTAAGTCTACACAGGATTGTAGGAAGTTGGATCCTAATGGGATTGTGGTGCTTCATCAGGGTGATATAGGGGAGTATTTGAGGATGGAGGATGAGCTTTGA